From one Phycodurus eques isolate BA_2022a chromosome 6, UOR_Pequ_1.1, whole genome shotgun sequence genomic stretch:
- the LOC133403926 gene encoding serum response factor-like isoform X2 has protein sequence MGSRSGSEPDAGRFNATEVLDSGSEDDDSAEDDHPARASAGRRGVKRERDERAPAAPHPGGGGMPAAKPGKKTRGRVKIKMAFIDNKLRRYTTFSKRKTGIMKKAYELSTLTGTQVLLLVASETGHVYTFATRKLQPMITSETGKALIQTCLNSPDSPPRSDPAGDQRMSATGFEETELGYQDLNKVVFSVSNTAATSAPSTWARSGAADGTLLKTPAGVVFPAGFALMSGTSLPAVTHMPQTTLLRLPATVALAGGGVSQVLSTNQSRCDLLSPASSPGHVTCPRGRALTYAPATPSPGDAGLTVLNGQSHEPASVPQVFLTSLTPVAAQIPASAVQLHQVVLSQQHGEGGASLAALQVVSLDAQHAKDD, from the exons ATGGGCAGCAGAAGCGGAAGCGAGCCGGACGCGGGCCGCTTTAACGCCACCGAGGTGCTCGACAGCGGCTCCGAGGACGACGACTCCGCCGAAGACGACCACCCGGCCCGGGCGTCCGCTGGCAGGAGGGGCGTCAAGCGGGAGAGGGACGAGCGGGCGCCCGCCGCCCCGCACCCCGGCGGCGGCGGAATGCCGGCGGCCAAGCCCGGCaaaaagactcgggggagggtcAAGATCAAGATGGCGTTCATCGACAACAAACTGCGGCGATACACGACCTTCAGCAAGAGGAAGACGGGCATCATGAAGAAG GCGTACGAGCTGTCTACGCTGACGGGCACGCAGGTCCTGCTGCTGGTGGCCAGCGAGACGGGTCACGTGTACACGTTCGCTACGCGCAAGCTGCAGCCCATGATCACGTCGGAGACGGGCAAGGCCCTCATCCAGACGTGCCTCAACTCGCCCGACTCGCCGCCGCGCTCCGACCCGGCGGGCGACCAGAGGATGAGCGCCACCGGCTTCGAGGAAACCGAACTCGGCTACCAA GACCTCAACAAAGTGGTCTTCAGCGTGTCCAACACGGCCGCCACCAGCGCGCCGTCCACGTGGGCGCGTTCCGGCGCCGCCGACGGGACGCTGCTCAAGACGCCGGCGGGAGTGGTCTTTCCCGCCGGGTTCGCCCTGATGTCAG GTACGTCGCTGCCCGCCGTGACGCACATGCCGCAAACCACGCTCTTGCGCCTGCCTGCCACCGTGGCGCTCGCAG GGGGCGGAGTCTCACAGGTGCTATCTACTAATCAGAGCAGATGTGACCTCCTTAGCCCAGCCTCGTCCCCAG GCCACGTGACGTGTCCCAGAGGCCGCGCTCTCACGTACGCACCGGCCACACCCTCCCCGGGCGACGCCGGCCTAACCGTCCTCAACGGCCAGTCGCACGAGCCCG CGTCCGTCCCGCAGGTGTTCCTGACGTCGCTCACCCCCGTCGCCGCGCAGATCCCGGCCTCCGCCGTGCAGCTGCACCAG GTGGTGCTGAGTCAGCAGCATGGAGAAGGCGGGGCCAGCCTGGCGGCGCTTCAGGTCGTCAGTCTGGACGCGCAGCACGCCAAAGACGACTGA
- the LOC133403926 gene encoding serum response factor-like isoform X1 produces the protein MGSRSGSEPDAGRFNATEVLDSGSEDDDSAEDDHPARASAGRRGVKRERDERAPAAPHPGGGGMPAAKPGKKTRGRVKIKMAFIDNKLRRYTTFSKRKTGIMKKAYELSTLTGTQVLLLVASETGHVYTFATRKLQPMITSETGKALIQTCLNSPDSPPRSDPAGDQRMSATGFEETELGYQVSEAADGCPDIAKDLNKVVFSVSNTAATSAPSTWARSGAADGTLLKTPAGVVFPAGFALMSGTSLPAVTHMPQTTLLRLPATVALAGGGVSQVLSTNQSRCDLLSPASSPGHVTCPRGRALTYAPATPSPGDAGLTVLNGQSHEPASVPQVFLTSLTPVAAQIPASAVQLHQVVLSQQHGEGGASLAALQVVSLDAQHAKDD, from the exons ATGGGCAGCAGAAGCGGAAGCGAGCCGGACGCGGGCCGCTTTAACGCCACCGAGGTGCTCGACAGCGGCTCCGAGGACGACGACTCCGCCGAAGACGACCACCCGGCCCGGGCGTCCGCTGGCAGGAGGGGCGTCAAGCGGGAGAGGGACGAGCGGGCGCCCGCCGCCCCGCACCCCGGCGGCGGCGGAATGCCGGCGGCCAAGCCCGGCaaaaagactcgggggagggtcAAGATCAAGATGGCGTTCATCGACAACAAACTGCGGCGATACACGACCTTCAGCAAGAGGAAGACGGGCATCATGAAGAAG GCGTACGAGCTGTCTACGCTGACGGGCACGCAGGTCCTGCTGCTGGTGGCCAGCGAGACGGGTCACGTGTACACGTTCGCTACGCGCAAGCTGCAGCCCATGATCACGTCGGAGACGGGCAAGGCCCTCATCCAGACGTGCCTCAACTCGCCCGACTCGCCGCCGCGCTCCGACCCGGCGGGCGACCAGAGGATGAGCGCCACCGGCTTCGAGGAAACCGAACTCGGCTACCAAGTGAGCGAGGCCGCCGACGGGTGCCCCGACATCGCCAAG GACCTCAACAAAGTGGTCTTCAGCGTGTCCAACACGGCCGCCACCAGCGCGCCGTCCACGTGGGCGCGTTCCGGCGCCGCCGACGGGACGCTGCTCAAGACGCCGGCGGGAGTGGTCTTTCCCGCCGGGTTCGCCCTGATGTCAG GTACGTCGCTGCCCGCCGTGACGCACATGCCGCAAACCACGCTCTTGCGCCTGCCTGCCACCGTGGCGCTCGCAG GGGGCGGAGTCTCACAGGTGCTATCTACTAATCAGAGCAGATGTGACCTCCTTAGCCCAGCCTCGTCCCCAG GCCACGTGACGTGTCCCAGAGGCCGCGCTCTCACGTACGCACCGGCCACACCCTCCCCGGGCGACGCCGGCCTAACCGTCCTCAACGGCCAGTCGCACGAGCCCG CGTCCGTCCCGCAGGTGTTCCTGACGTCGCTCACCCCCGTCGCCGCGCAGATCCCGGCCTCCGCCGTGCAGCTGCACCAG GTGGTGCTGAGTCAGCAGCATGGAGAAGGCGGGGCCAGCCTGGCGGCGCTTCAGGTCGTCAGTCTGGACGCGCAGCACGCCAAAGACGACTGA